Below is a genomic region from Numenius arquata chromosome 8, bNumArq3.hap1.1, whole genome shotgun sequence.
ATTTCACTAATTACTACTTTGTGGTGCTCTgtaattttaactttttgaaCAGTAAGTTTCTTCATGTTTGGTCATGAAAGCTGTTATAGTTGTTTACAtattgcagaaaataaataaaatcaaatttccacaaaataaaatctatcttttacattttaaagctgGTTGATGACACTAATACAACAAGGAAAACAATGCACTATGCGCTAAAACCAGGtatgaattttgttttttaaacagtataCAGTATTTACCTTATTAAGTTAGATTCAGTCTTAATTATGTTGGAAGTAAATCTTGATTTGACCGGTGTCTGCTATAATCAAGACTCCTGAGGCAATTGTGCTGtgactttttaaatctttttttaccTAATAAAATGAGTAGACGTGCACAGTTGTACATACACAGCTGCATCTCTGTACATTTATATTTAGTACAGGTTAGGTCAATATATCACTGGTAGTCTTTGTGGGAGAGTAAGTAaatgtatatatacttttttttttgtgtatatggATATGAAGAATCATAGCCTGTGTCTTAATTGCATACAGCTGATGCATGCAGTAGTGTGGAAATAATGTAATTAAACTGTGAGAGCAGCCTAAACACCTTACCTGCCTGTGTACCTCAGCCCTGAAATGAAATCAAGCAGGCTGGGACACCTGGCAGGTGAATGCTTAGCATGTCTATGTGTCAGACCAGTTACTGAGAGGCTAAATTGGGCTTTCAGAATGTAACTGCAGACACAAAACAGCCGCAGATGAAGGCAACGGGGAAAACGGACTGAATCCTAATGCACATTGCTAATGGTGATCTGTGCAGGAAGGCAGTTCTAAGTGGCTACTTCAGCACCCTGGAACAAAATTTGTGGGGTCCAAACGACTATTGTGTATCTTATGTAAAGTTCCTCTCCTGGGGGGAGGTGTGAGTTGGCATGTAGTGCTTGTTACTGATGTTGGTCTCTCTAATGCTGTGGTGATGGGGACCATCAGCATAAAACCTATGTAAAATGGAGCGGAACATGATGTTTGATTCTATTGTATATTTGAGAATTACCTGATAATAGTGTATTGCAGCAGTTTTACATTCCCAGTGTGAAAATTTGATTAGATAATTATAATATAGCTTATTTGCATATGGctaattctgctttatttttcaaagtacatTCTCCATGGGCTGGACCGATAAGAGCTATTGCCATTACAGTCCCCTTAGTTGTCATTTCAGCATTTGCAACACTTTTCACAGTGATGTGTCGCAAGAAACAGCAAGGTAAGAGGTTTTATTCAATATAGAGTTCCATGTAAAGGTACACTTTTGCAACCAGAACAGTCTTAACTGGTAGGCTTATTCCAGAAATACCTTTATCTgaagagctttcttttcttttctgtttctttctccttcctccccacagctTTTTTGTGTATTGAAACTTGTAGCAAATTCTTAATCAGTGCTTGATGGTTTTTGTTACTATAGAAAGTGTTGTATCACAAATCAAGACTTTGCTGTAGAAAGGAGAGAACAAAATTGctgttgggaaatatttttgggtttgaatttcttcttatttctaaAACTACTCCATGACCATGTAGAATACAAATAGATCTGTAAATTGATATATTGTAAACATTCCCTTATTTCATTCAGAGATGtctaattcttatttattttaaaccagaAGGAAAGTAAACCCATGTGATACCAGTACAAACTCTCAGCACTGTCTGGAACACTACCTGTATCTATTATTCCAGATTTTCTCACTTTCCTGGAAGTTGCCTTTACCACTTCATCCTAAGCCATCTTCCTAAATATACTCTTTCTAAGACTTACTTGCAGATGTTTCTCTAAATTAGATTCCATCCCTCTCTActgacttttctttcctctgtgtccAGGAGCTGGCAAGCCACGCTTGATACATTGAGATGTTAAAAATCAATTGGCATTTTTTGTAGAATCTAGGGAATCATGCGGTTTCGTGAATATGGAAAAAGAGATTATGTCCCCAAACCTCACATATCTGTGTTATCCATCTGAATTTTGGCAGTGAGGTATATTGCAAGTGCTATGTGCCATCTGGGTTAAATCCTTTTACCTTCTGGTCTTCTGTAGCTATCCTTTTGCTCACAGCTAGCATGgttccaacaaaaaaacccagacaaaatcACAAAGGATTTGTCTACAGAGAGTTGTTCCAGAATAGTTATTCCTGATGAATTGTTCTAAATTAAATCCCTAGATGGatatttgtattttgaaatactcATGCTTTATTCCAAATTAGCTTAATCAGCTGTAGAACTAGATTGAATGTCTGGCGTAAGACCAGACTTTTATGTTGCAGCATAAAAGCATCTATACAAGGGAAGAAACACTAACAgctattttgctttaaattaatCATATCTTAATTCAAATTAATGTCcaaacatatgtgtgtgtgtatatatatgcagagAGATACTGTATGATATTCTGAAGGGATCTGTGTACCTGGAGTTTAATATTATCTggcttgtgttgtgtttttttttaaaacaaaacacttggTTATACAGGAAACTCTTGATGACAATACATCTTTAATGCTTATATTTTCAGCAAGGTGAAGACTGTTGAAACTGGATAGAGGTGAAACAACCTCGttctatttataaaataagcCTTTCTTAAGTTTTCTGAGTTGTACAGTAACGACTGCACATTTCACTTTCCAAGTGTATTCCACGTACATAGCAAGTCATAAGCTGGATAAATAGAGCAcatgtaacttttctttttcaggctggaaaagacagaaatatattttgaaaaaagtcATTACTGTATGCATTAGTAATGAGCctacaaaagtttaaaaaaaaacaaagcaaaaccaagctTTATAGTGTGAACTCTTTCTCTTCCaatttagaaaatatatattcCCATCTAGATGAGGAGAGCTCAGAATCTTCAGCATATGCTGCCGGTCTCCATGTGGAAAGACTTCATCCCCGGCCAAAAGTGTTCATCTGCTATTCCAACAAAGATTGCCAGAAACACATTAACGTCATCCAAtgctttgcttattttcttcAGGACTTTTGTGGCTGTGAGGTAAACTCAACATTTCTTCTATAAATGGTTTCCTTAACTGAAACAGCATCCCCAAAACTCATAATAATATATGCTTGAAAATTAGTTATTTCAGTCTCTCCTTTCCACAGAGATAACTTCCATTATTCTTCTAAATATTGGCTATATAGGTTTTCTTTACTTTGGGAAAGGAACAGATTGTAGCCCGTGTGAAAGAACAGAATGGTGGAAAAAGTGTACCGCGTTGATTCCAGGACTTTCATTCAGCCGTGTTTAGCTTGTTTTGTAttaactgcttttcttttggtAGGTCTTGTATCTTTATAGTCGGCAGCCACAAGGATGTATTGGTGTCTACCTGATATACTTCAGTATTCCTGAAGGAGGTTATGTATTGGAATTTTAAAGTAGCAGAATCTATTAGAGCAAAATCTGTGTAATTAGGATAAATTGTTGACACtatgtattaatttttattgattttgatttttttccttcccttctgttcCATTAATGTTGTACGATCAGCAtatctttttcttggttttgatttAAAGCTATGAGAAAGACATTGTTAATTTGAACGACTAGTGTTAGAATCCCAGACTGCTTGCTAAAATATAATCAATATGTGGCCACACCTTCACTTTTCAACTGTAAAAAGGCAAGACAATAGTGAGTCTCTTTTTGCTGCGTTTTAATGCTGCCGCTGGGATTTGAAATGTATGAAGGGAACTGATTTTTCAACCACGCAACAAGTCTGACCTCTAGTGGGCAAACACAGTAGCGTGATCGATGACTCACGTTTGGAGGGCTTGGTCACAAtttattaatgtttaaaatacttcAGGTAAGGTGTTTTATAAGGAACTTATTTGAATCCTCTTTTTAGAGATGTACTTTAGTCATGCTACACCATACCTCTTTGGAATAACGCTCAGGTGAGCTGTTACTGCTGTAACTATGTACCATGCAACATATGGTATCAGGCATCATTTAAgattttttatagaatcatagaatggtttaggttggaagggaccttaaagatcatcgagttccaacccccctgccatgggcagggacacctcccactggagcaggttactcaaagccccatccaacctggcctgaacacctccagggatgagacatccacaacttctctgggcaacctattccagtgtctcaccactctcggggtaaagaatttcatcctaatagctaatctaaatttcccctctttcaatttaaaaccattacccctcatcctatccctacaATCCCTGATCCCATCTCttccaggtactggaaggggctataaggtctccctggagccttctcttctccaggctgaacaaccccaactctctcagcctgtcttcataggagaggttatATCAGTAACAAAATATTGATAGGATCTATATACAGAAGTAATATGTGTTGTTATTAAAGCTGTGGAAAGTAATATAAAAAGTGATGCTTGATGCATAATGGAACAGTTCCACAAGTATTTTTCATATGTGATCAGAATATTTTCTCATAAAGGACAAAACTAGTGGCATTTAATagccatttaaaataataacGACCATATAAAAATTCCTTTCTCTCAGACAGCAGATCAGACACTATTttgaagaacagaaacaaaaaacagattCAAGAAAAACTTGCCTGCATTGTGCCTTTCTAAGCTTATCTCCCAAGGAGCTGTAAAATGACTTCTCTTCCCCCTGCGTGGAATGGAGCAGTTCACTTGGAAGTGACCTACAgtggtcatctggtccaactgcctgagcgtttcagtacaaaataaaacaactccTGTGACAAAATTTTCAGAGCTTTCTTATCAGAGATAAGCTGCATCCTAACTGAAAGGATTCAGTGTTACAGGCACTAATTATGTTTGTATCTAGATATGAAAATTCTTGGCATCAGATTTCATTAATATGCAAAGGATGATAAATGAATATGGATTTCCATTACATTCAGCACATTATGGACCCACATATACAATGGTTAAATTGTTTGAGGCAGGCACAACACACTgtttacacacacaaaacacacattgTTTATTGTGGATTAATGATATCTAGTTTGATCAGATAAGGAAACAGCAATTTACTTGGTCCAACCACATTTTCTATGTTCTTTTTATTCCCCAAGAATTATTGTGATTTATCAAATCcatagtgcttttattttttaaggaactACCCAGTTTACATTCAGCTACTTGGCTTTGCACTCTTACTTGTTGATTCCATACATTTATATGTAATACAGGTATAATTaggtatgtttttcttttataaataagcAGCAAAATGGGTTTATATAATAACTAGCATTCtcgtttaaaaaaataaaaaaagtctggaaGATTTTCCTCTTTATATTAGCAATTCACCCACTTCCTTCGCCCAGAGAAATATCCAACCCACAAGCAAAGTTTAGAATGAATGTGAGGCCGTGCTTATTTTGGTGAATAACTACTGACATATTTGATACCACTGATTCCAGTCTGTCAATGCTATGTTAATTATTACTCTTTTAAAACAGCTTGCATTTGCCTCAAGAACAAGCTATAGTTAAACTCATCATTAATTCTCAATTGTCAGATAAATACAAGCTGATTCACTGAATGTAACTCACTTATATTTTATTAGCAAATACATCTAATAATCTAATAATGAGTATCAACCagaatgttcttttcttttccaggtggCTCTAGATTTGTGGGAAGATCTAAAAATTTGTAAAGAAGGTCAGAAAGAGTggcttatgaaaaaaataaacgaATCCCAGTTTATCATCATTGTTTGTTCCAAGGGAATGAAATACTTTGTTGAAAAAAAGAACTGGAAACACAGAGGGGTAACCAAAGATGCAGGAAAAGGAGAACTCTTTCTGTTTGCTGTGTTGACTGTTGCCGAGAAGCTTCGTCAAGCAAAGCAGAATTCCAATGACCTCTGCAAGTTCATTGCCGTCTATTTTGATTACTCCTGTGAAGGAGACATCCCTGGTATTCTGGATCTAAGTACAAAATACAAACTCATGGACAATCTTCCCCAGCTGTATTCACATTTACACTCCAGAGATCTTAGTGTACAGGATTCGGAGGTGTTTCCTGTTAACATTAgtaaaaggaattatttcaggAGCAAATCTGGGAGGTCCCTTTATGTTGCTATTTGCAATATGCATCAGTTCATTGATCAGGAACCAGATTGGTTTGAGAAACAATTTattcccttccctccaccttcTTTGCATTACTCGGAGCCTGTCATGGAAAAATTTGATTCAGGCTTGGTTTTAAATGACTTAGTGAATAAACAGGTGATGGATGGCGATTTTTACCTGAAAACAGatgtaaatattatttcagcTGGGAATTCAGATTCTCACTGTATAGTTCAGCACTTAAACCTTGGAGAAGATATAGAAACTCAGGACATGCAAGGTGGTGGCAGTTCTGTCCTTCAGCCATTGTTACATGTTGTTAAAGCTTCAAATCTCAAAGATATGCCTCGAGATTCTGGAATCTATGATTCATCTGTTCCTTCATCTGAATTATCTTTGCCTTTAATGGAAGGACTCTTGACAGACCAAATTGAAACATCTTCCATTACAGGAAGTGTTTCTTCATCATCAGGTTTAGGTAAGATacagcagtgttttaaaaattatattcagtTACTGTAAGTGTATTTCTACCATCTCAAAATACTGAAGATAATATGTTAGAAGCCATATAGAAGGCTGCAGAGGAAGGTAAGCATTGTATAAAGATGGTAAAAAGATAGGTTTCAgtaacttcagaaaaatgaatCTTTTCCTTAACTTATTGTCGGGGGGATCCCTAGCTAAGTAAGATTTCACTAAAATTCTATTAATAAGTCACTTGTCATTAATTGACCTATTATTGGAGAGACTGTGTCTGTCTTCCAGAGTCCCCTTGGCAGCTGGGATACTCAGCTGACAGCTGTGTCATTTAATCAAGAGGGTGATATGGTGAAACATTCTTACAGAATGGCCATAAATCTAAAACTGACATCCCATTTTGCTCCAGCACATACTAGAAGCTTTAGGGGTATAGTCTGTACTGTGTCTATACTCAAGTTTCAGAATGACATTAGGCTTCTCGTTGGATTATAGGGCTGAGAGGAATGAACGAACGGGTTTCAGTAGAGGAACTGAAATGCTCAGAAGATGCTATCTGAAATAGATATCCAGCTTAGATGCCTATAGTTAGAAGGTGTAAATATTGCCTCAGGCTACATAAAAAGCTGATCCGACCTTACTAGTTACAGTACATTGCACTGGCATCACAAGTACATGAGTGTGGAATGTTCCAGCAATTGTATTCATAGGATAAAACTGCTGTTTGCTGAGATTTTCCTTAAGCAGCTACAACAGGTGACAGTTTGATGGTGGTATGCTGTTCTGCTTTCTTGAATGAGTGTTGACAGCGAGCTCGTTTGTTAGACGTTTGTCTTGgctaaatgaattatttttattattattcttcaggTCATTCATAACTAATGTCTGATGCCAGAATTATCTTGGGGGAGATAATATTGGTGTTGATTTATAGCTACAACATCTATATCTATAGGCTAGATAGTCTATAGGGCAAAATAACTAAAACATGAAAacttttcaggtgaaaaaaaatacagatttactgATTTAATTGCATAAGCCACAAATactgtttcaaaattaattttacattcttTAGTTTCCTGACATCTTCTAATATAGCCTTTACTCACATTTGTGGGAAAAATCACTGATGATATCTGTAAAGGTTCTAGCGTTAAACAAAAGTAGGATGCTAGTTCAAAATTTATGGCCTCTTGGTAAGAATGCTTTACCAGTATTCCCCTCCTGATTCAATCACAGAGCCGTCAGCTGGGTATCCCAGCTGCCAAGGAGTCACGGGAAGAAAGAGACAGTCTTTCCAGTAATTAATTCTCAAGTCACATACCTACTTGTTAACATGTTTCAGCTATAGAGGTTAAACATTATAGTACTAGCTGGTAGAGCTGGATCTTAACACTTGTGTTCCAGCATCTTAAGAAACCACAATAACTTCTGCCATTTTCTCATTCTCTGTCCCGGTCCAGAAGCACCACCTTGACTGACTCTTAGCCAAACCTCCCCTCAGCCAAACCCCGGTCCCCATTAGGTACAGGTACAAGGGAGACAGTATCTAGAACTGAGCATCATCTGCCTATTAGAGTGTAACCATTAAATCTTTTTACTGTCCCAGACATACATAATATTTATAGCCCTAATATTTATATGCCTAATAATGAGAGGAGGCGATAGAATTTTTTAGCTTTTATTCTTGTTCTAAGAGTTGGACATTTCCAAATTATTACTCTGAATTCACAGTACCATTTCTGTTCTGGCTATTTTTTTTACCTATTACTCGGTCAGAACAGAAGTGAACAGCTCTGTCATTTAGCATCTTAAGGTagatctttcctttcttctttaaagGATTTATGATTTAATCTTTTGAATTAAAATCAGGAGTCATAATTTGTAATAGTTTCTATCTTTCAGTGCAGTTCATGTGCAGACTACTGATCTGCTAAGAAAAGATTCTCAGAGATCATCGTATTGGGCATCATCAACTGAAGTTCAAAACAGTTAAATTTTGAGGAAGTACCAACAACCAGACCTTTACTAGGTCCATTACCTGTTAAGGTCTTAACTAAGAAGCCCTGCCTGGGGTGAAAATTTGCATTAATTCTTTAGATAAGGAGTTGCTGAACGTGGTAGTTCAGCTTCATGAGTGTATGGCATTATGATCCAGAGGGTTTTCATAAGTTTTCTTTCCATCATTTCTAAAATGTTGGCCAAATACAAAATCAATGTTTCGATTAGTgaacctcactttttttttccttttgtagggGAAGAAGAACCTCCTGTAATCACTGCTACAAAATTCTTAGTGCCTGGGATATGTAAAGCAGAACTCCATTGCCATATCCACACTGACGAACTGCAGGCAATTGCTCCTTTATAATACATTACAACATTGTTATGCATTGCCACTTTATCAACAGCCTCTGTTTGTGCTTTAACTACCACACTGTCTCAGCACTAAATCTACTTGAAGGAACAAATACTCCCTGAAGATGATCTGTTATTCCTAAGGCATTTTTTTCATGGCCAGTGAACTTGCATCTGTTGGTCTTTATGTAAAGTCTCTCATGATCTGAAAAATGCAGCATGGAAAAATACATGGGAATACATTCAGAATTATTCTTATTACTAATTTAAATGTCATGATATTACACTGTTTACAGATGTCATAatcaaaactgacttttttttgctAGAAATAATCTTGCAAGTGGACATAAAATAGCTTGGAACATGAAGTCTTAGTAAATTTTGTAGTTCAGCCTCTAGTTTTAAGTGCTGACATACTTGATGGCAGGAGTGTTGTAGTGAATgagagcaggattttttttcagaagcaagatAAAATGCCAAAGGTGAGATCAAGAAATTCTccatcagaaaaaataattttcttttagaaatgtttgaGCTCCTTTCGTCACAGTCTCCTCTCCCAAATGTTAATGTCTCTTAGCATTTAATTTCAGATAAGTGCCTATCTCCCTTTTCTATATGGTTCTCCTATCTCTTCCCCACAATCTGGCTATGATGACTCACGGATAGTATCATACTGAGTCTGAAGTATCATTTTTATAATAGACAAAAAATATAGACCCTGCATATGCTGAGTGATACCATGGAAACCaagtttcctgttttcttcctggAAGGGCTAATATAAAGAACACTTTAAAGAGATGGGGGAAGGAAACCAAATTTTATATTTAAGATACCATTCTGGATTTGTTCAGCCATGAGATGAGTACACTTTATGGGGGATTTCATATTCTCCTTCAAGGACATGCTGCTACAAAATCATCTGGAACAAAACAAGTTCAGAGCAGCAGTTAACAGGCATgagtattttgctttgttttgagcCAACCAGTAGACAGAAGCCTATGAGTTATTTTGCAGTTCTCTTTCACACTACTTATCATTACTTAGTTATTAAGATAGTATAATATTACTACTGTTATATTAACAAAAAATGCTTAAACTACAACTGGACATGTTTATCTAAAGACACAGAGCACGCATGTCCTTTCTTTTGCAGTGACCAGGTAGGTGTGCCATCATCCAAAATATCCCTGCAGTTTCCAAAGAGCAATTTTTCATAAGTAAAACCCATCTGTGTAACTGCAGTTCTGGGCAAAATTATAATAAGCATGGTAAGAGCAAATAGTCAAGGACACCGTGTCAATGTACCTTTGCTAATTTTGCTCATGGAGTCAGATTCTGTCTCGTTTAACCGGTCTTCACATTCCACTGACAGGAGGTGACTTTAGGAATACATCAAGGGAGAACTCAAACACCTCAAATATTTTCTCGGTTTTGATAGATGAGAATTAGACATTGCTGACTGTTACATTGTATTGTCCACTTTAATAGCATGAGATGGAACAATTGAAACCAGGGATGATTTAGCGAACTGAGTCGCTTTAAAGCTCctgggttgttgttttggtttgttggttgtttttttttttttttccatcagtttaTGTTTAATCATTTGAATTTCCAAACAACAGTTGGAAAATTGTTGTCACAGAGTAAGAAAGTGCTGTAACAAGTATTTGAACCGTCGATGGCAGAACTGCGGCATGCTTTGCAATTGTAATATGGAATTCTGTGATCAATTAGATGTATGTGGCAGATTTGGAGGGCTTTGTCCATTAATGTAATGTTCTTTACTCTTCCTGGTttccaaatttgaaaaaaaagcccacttACTCAAAAACCTCAAACTTGCAATACCGAAGTAAGTTTTAGATAGTTTTAAGTACATAGTGAATCATCTGCACcttcagtgatggtttttttttaaatgctgtgctgAATGCAAAATTCATCATGTTTTCCCATTCTTGGAAGTCAAATAATACCTGGGTCAAACTAGGCAGAATAACCTAGAGGTAAATGCTCCTCTACTAAATCCAGCTGTGAAGGATCTTGATTCAGTGCAATTCTTGCTGTTTTactacagaaagacagaaaggttAGAAAATTTGtgtgctggagagctgctgcacATAGGAATGCCAAAGCTGCAAAACATGAGGAGGCGGCAATTTCTTAGCAGTTACCTGGTGAAGGTAGTGCTGCTTTCCCCCGGGGAAAGTGGCAGCTCACATACTGCAACTAGACTAAAGATTGGGAAGATTTCCTGGTTCTGTTAAATTCAGTAGCAGAATTGGTATTACTTAATGGAATTAGGTTTTCATTTTGAGCTCTAAGAAAGCTCAGTTTCAAAAATGG
It encodes:
- the IL17RD gene encoding interleukin-17 receptor D, with the protein product MVLKDPKQLSPSFKRTGMESQPFINLKFETDYFVKIVPFPSIKNESNYHPFFFRTRPCELLLQPENLVCKPYWKPRNLNVTQQGFNMQVSFDHAPHNFGFRYYFLHYKLKHEGPFKQKTCKQEQNTDTTSCVLQNVSPGDYIIELVDDTNTTRKTMHYALKPVHSPWAGPIRAIAITVPLVVISAFATLFTVMCRKKQQENIYSHLDEESSESSAYAAGLHVERLHPRPKVFICYSNKDCQKHINVIQCFAYFLQDFCGCEVALDLWEDLKICKEGQKEWLMKKINESQFIIIVCSKGMKYFVEKKNWKHRGVTKDAGKGELFLFAVLTVAEKLRQAKQNSNDLCKFIAVYFDYSCEGDIPGILDLSTKYKLMDNLPQLYSHLHSRDLSVQDSEVFPVNISKRNYFRSKSGRSLYVAICNMHQFIDQEPDWFEKQFIPFPPPSLHYSEPVMEKFDSGLVLNDLVNKQVMDGDFYLKTDVNIISAGNSDSHCIVQHLNLGEDIETQDMQGGGSSVLQPLLHVVKASNLKDMPRDSGIYDSSVPSSELSLPLMEGLLTDQIETSSITGSVSSSSGLGEEEPPVITATKFLVPGICKAELHCHIHTDELQAIAPL